Proteins from one Falco naumanni isolate bFalNau1 chromosome 10, bFalNau1.pat, whole genome shotgun sequence genomic window:
- the NSFL1C gene encoding NSFL1 cofactor p47 isoform X1, which yields MADREEALREFVAVTGVEEERARFFLESAGWDLQIALASFYEDGGDEDILTLPQPTPSSISRGTAASDHRVTSFRDLVHAQDDDDEEEEGQRFYAGGSERSGQQIVGPPRKKSPNELVEDLFKGAKEHGAVAVDRTAKSSGETSKPKPFAGGGYRLGATPEEESAYVAGERRQNSAQDVHVVLKLWKSGFSLDSGELRSYQDPSNAQFLDDIRRGEVPAELRRLARGGQVNLDMEDHRDEEYVKPKSVFKAFTGEGQKLGSTAPQVMGTSSPAQQAENEAKASSAIAIDESEPITNIQIRLADGGRLVQKFNHNHRIRDIRLFIVDARPAMAATSFVLMTTFPNKELTDENQTLKEANLLNAVIVQRLT from the exons ATGGCGGACAGGGAGGAGGCGCTGAGGGAGTTTGTGGCCGTGACCGGCGTCGAGGAGGAGCGAGCGCGCTTTTTCCTGGAGTCCGCCGGCTGGGACCTCCAG ATTGCGCTTGCCAGTTTCTATGAGGACGGGGGTGATGAGGACATTCTGACTCTTCCCCAGCCGACACCCAGCTCTATATCCAGAGGCACTGCAGCCAG TGACCATAGAGTAACATCGTTTAGAGACCTTGTTCATGCacaggatgatgatgatgaagaggaggagggacagCG GTTTTATGCCGGTGGCTCGGAGAGAAGTGGACAGCAGATCGTTGGTCCTCCAAGGAAGAAGAGTCCCAATGAGCTGGTGGAGGATCTGTTCAAAGGAGCAAAGGAGCACGGTGCAGTGGCGGTTGATCGGACGGCCAAGAGCAGTGGCGAGACTAGCAAGCCTAAA CCTTTCGCAGGGGGAGGATATCGCCTCGGGGCTACTCCAGAGGAGGAGTCAGCTTATGTGGCAGGAGAGAGGAGACAGAATTCTGCTCAGGAT GTGCATGTTGTACTGAAGCTCTGGAAGAGTGGATTCAGTCTGGATAGCGGCGAACTGAGGAGCTACCAAGATCCGTCCAATGCCCAGTTTCTTGATGATATCCGCAGAGG GGAAGTCCCAGCAGAGCTGCGCAGGTTAGCACGGGGTGGACAGGTGAACCTGGATATGGAGGATCACCGTGATGAAGAGTATGTGAAACCTAAAAGTGTCTTCAAAGCTTTTACTGGAGAAGGACAAAAGCTGGGCAG CACGGCACCACAGGTGATGGGCACCAGCTCGccagcccagcaggcagagaATGAAGCCAAAGCCAGTTCTGCCATTGCTATCGATGAGTCGGAGCCCATCACCAACATCCAAATCCGGCTTGCTGACGGTGGGCGACTGGTCCAGAAGTTTAACCACAATCACAG GATCCGTGACATCCGGCTCTTCATAGTAGATGCTCGGCCAGCGATGGCTGCCACCAGTTTCGTCCTCATGACCACCTTCCCAAATAAAGAGCTGACTGATGAGAACCAGACCCTGAAGGAAGCCAACCTGCTCAATGCTGTCATTGTTCAGCGATTAACATAA
- the NSFL1C gene encoding NSFL1 cofactor p47 isoform X2, with protein sequence MADREEALREFVAVTGVEEERARFFLESAGWDLQIALASFYEDGGDEDILTLPQPTPSSISRGTAASDHRVTSFRDLVHAQDDDDEEEEGQRFYAGGSERSGQQIVGPPRKKSPNELVEDLFKGAKEHGAVAVDRTAKSSGETSKPKPFAGGGYRLGATPEEESAYVAGERRQNSAQDVHVVLKLWKSGFSLDSGELRSYQDPSNAQFLDDIRRGEVPAELRRLARGGQVNLDMEDHRDEEYVKPKSVFKAFTGEGQKLGSTAPQVMGTSSPAQQAENEAKASSAIAIDESEPITNIQIRLADGGRLVQKFNHNHRVQKRSILNSRLTTDVTFGQRKRTFS encoded by the exons ATGGCGGACAGGGAGGAGGCGCTGAGGGAGTTTGTGGCCGTGACCGGCGTCGAGGAGGAGCGAGCGCGCTTTTTCCTGGAGTCCGCCGGCTGGGACCTCCAG ATTGCGCTTGCCAGTTTCTATGAGGACGGGGGTGATGAGGACATTCTGACTCTTCCCCAGCCGACACCCAGCTCTATATCCAGAGGCACTGCAGCCAG TGACCATAGAGTAACATCGTTTAGAGACCTTGTTCATGCacaggatgatgatgatgaagaggaggagggacagCG GTTTTATGCCGGTGGCTCGGAGAGAAGTGGACAGCAGATCGTTGGTCCTCCAAGGAAGAAGAGTCCCAATGAGCTGGTGGAGGATCTGTTCAAAGGAGCAAAGGAGCACGGTGCAGTGGCGGTTGATCGGACGGCCAAGAGCAGTGGCGAGACTAGCAAGCCTAAA CCTTTCGCAGGGGGAGGATATCGCCTCGGGGCTACTCCAGAGGAGGAGTCAGCTTATGTGGCAGGAGAGAGGAGACAGAATTCTGCTCAGGAT GTGCATGTTGTACTGAAGCTCTGGAAGAGTGGATTCAGTCTGGATAGCGGCGAACTGAGGAGCTACCAAGATCCGTCCAATGCCCAGTTTCTTGATGATATCCGCAGAGG GGAAGTCCCAGCAGAGCTGCGCAGGTTAGCACGGGGTGGACAGGTGAACCTGGATATGGAGGATCACCGTGATGAAGAGTATGTGAAACCTAAAAGTGTCTTCAAAGCTTTTACTGGAGAAGGACAAAAGCTGGGCAG CACGGCACCACAGGTGATGGGCACCAGCTCGccagcccagcaggcagagaATGAAGCCAAAGCCAGTTCTGCCATTGCTATCGATGAGTCGGAGCCCATCACCAACATCCAAATCCGGCTTGCTGACGGTGGGCGACTGGTCCAGAAGTTTAACCACAATCACAG GGTTCAGAAGCGTTCTATTTTGAATAGCCGCCTGACAACAGATGTTACCTTTGGGCAGCGTAAAAGAACATTTAGCT GA
- the LOC121094583 gene encoding tyrosine-protein phosphatase non-receptor type substrate 1-like: MALPTRVLPLACLMLLLLWRALGAGAQAGQSFQLQQPQTKVSVNKGEMFTLTCTTSGDGPLGPTKWLKGWGSENETIYDQTGSFPRVTRAVSGSDVDFTIHIMDARLEDAGSYYCVKFSKSLGGVQVFQHGEGTEVSVHAKPSPPVVSGPQHRAGPGQSVPFTCTAGGFFPRDISVKWFKDRSLILARQPQIITPEQLKSSYNMSSTLTVMLKEDDVRSQLVCAVQHPTLTAPLTGMYQLSKALRVSPSVHVDADRLSLSEVNKTVNFTCHVKGFYPRGVTITWLENGTEIKVENTSQPVETPQGLFELSSLLQVQVTEEKNGSMFTCRVVHDAQDPISRTATLWIAAQSQRNIPGVTLLWSPGLWLGILLEKGLLGGLLIFLFRCMRV; this comes from the exons ATGGCTCTGCCAACACGGGTGCTGCCTCTCGCCTgcctgatgctgctgctgctctggagagCCCTGG GTGCGGGTGCCCAGGCGGGTCAgagcttccagctgcagcagccccagacCAAGGTGTCGGTGAACAAGGGGGAGATGTTCACCCTGACCTGCACCACGTCCGGAGATGGTCCCCTTGGCCCCACGAAGTGGCTGAAGGGCTGGGGCAGCGAGAACGAGACCATTTACGACCAGACAGGCTCTTTCCCTCGTGTGACGAGGGCAGTCAGTGGGTCTGATGTGGACTTCACCATCCACATCATGGATGCTCGCCTCGAGGATGCCGGCAGCTATTACTGTGTGAAGTTCAGCAAATCACTGGGTGGTGTTCAGGTGTTTCAGCACGGCGAGGGCACAGAGGTGTCTGTGCACG CCAAACCCAGCCCCCCGGTTGTGTCCGGGCCCCAGCAcagagcggggccggggcagtcGGTGCCTTTCACCTGCACAGCCGGGGGGTTCTTCCCCAGAGACATCAGCGTGAAATGGTTCAAGGACAGGAGCCTAATTTTGGCTCGGCAGCCCCAGATCATCACCCCTGAGCAACTGAAATCCTCCTACAACATGTCCAGCACCCTGACGGTGATGCTGAAGGAGGACGACGTCCGCTCGCAGCTCGTCTGCGCGGTGCAGCACCCCACGCTGACGGCCCCGCTGACGGGGATGTACCAGCTCAGCAAAGCCCTGCGAG TTTCCCCCAGTGTCCACGTGGATGCTGACCGGCTGAGCCTCTCTGAGGTGAACAAGACCGTGAACTTCACCTGCCACGTGAAGGGGTTTTACCCGCGAGGGGTGACCATCACCTGGCTGGAGAATGGGACGGAGATAAAGGTGGAGAACACCTCCCAGCCGGTGGAGACCCCACAGGGCTTGTTTGAGctgagcagcctgctgcaggtcCAAGTGACAGAGGAGAAGAACGGGTCCATGTTCACCTGCCGAGTGGTGCACGACGCCCAGGACCCCATCAGCAGGACGGCCACCCTGTGGATCGCTGCCCAGTCACAGCGTAACATACCAG GTGTGACCCTCCTGTGGAGCCCGGGCTTGTGGCTTGGCATCCTGCTGGAGAAGGGGCTCCTTGGCGGCctcctcatcttcctcttcagGTGCATGAGGGTGTGA